The proteins below are encoded in one region of Telopea speciosissima isolate NSW1024214 ecotype Mountain lineage chromosome 10, Tspe_v1, whole genome shotgun sequence:
- the LOC122641484 gene encoding protein TIME FOR COFFEE-like isoform X7, which yields MDRNREVRRGSMAAANGLSRRRHRSSSLRDSPEEDLPIESQDSARLRDRGNKKDRDRDRSSRNKRRRGDRLMHGSNREEGGEDSTEESMDEEEEDEDEDSGVPLPRKSYPSSSSSLSNHLLQQKCYPPTKVVRTAPTWKVADEMIGVSVPRKARSASTKRSHECWVSGSLASGGGAEQIHRQASTSPARLNATAPSPAPISPSSSNVSVRKKMKPIGPKQRPPKMSKPSSSVQEDIEIEVAEVLYGLMRQSQCSPKKEVLANTSQKFDSKDTNGSSNEVRSRVSSPVSISPPASAHQPSVLPQNSIASTSSLPVVAPKRKKPRPVKPEEESPAIVAGRNGSTSSAAAKVENEQPAKLEASSPKSEKNPGSASQNAGASVDLGSQPAAAVSSLEPPQSEPLKAESNTASDPKPFTEESETRDVVPTLEKVPSPKNESPPCTKLDVDLEDAIATKTISTASDVEYKREEKFKIDLMAPPLKSSPERDGDMVYISDPNSMTLNIEMVAKEETQVPAEEKTEQIAKQDAVEGRSEEKNKEQFVKESESEKPLANTERILNLQLDLEKPQKDIGLGSVSGSKQQQPQLSQVQKQQLQQPKATTRNDPKIEKTAQSTSLPLPMTLAGWPGGLPSLGYMPPLQAVVSMDGSTGSSTAVQPPNFHPSQPRPKRCATHYYIARNIYYHQQYTRMNSFWPAAAGSASMYGAKPYNLNVVPPTESTILGNPLQGNFAGRSLNSVQEKVQASSTILGHNAKDKSSVPAAANFMDATQRKQLVLHQQVPQPAAAGNLLHAPAFIFPLSQQQQQQAAAVAAAASRSAAVKSVVATGNAALPSAANSGPVAPANSSSTAAGTATTVSFNFPNVPPNEAPYLAILQNNGYPFPIPAHVGAPPSYRGSPAQAMSFFNGSLYSSQMIHPSQLQQQQAQQMQVHSQPQPVQQGNQNTSTSSGSSSSQKHQQAQQQQRLQGGGSNAGGGNSKNFPASKNRLTMQQQQNHPIPASNQSRQHEAEVGGEDSPSTADSRISHGRKSIYGQNFAVPIHPQNYALMSPAALASGGSGNHSEKQQQQQSAKGGVDLLPSQAFAMSFASFNGAATAPGLNFSSLAQSHPIFQTLPDARHGYHQFAAAQVAQQKKNHHITEEGKTGGDSINVEDERKRTAGKASAGVGQSLAFSRPDSSDPSVSTVLGNSVIDSSARALNLISAPINGNRATRPTTSTSTTTTAAPEQQQQQQLQQQQQQQQQQQQMQQQQQQMQQQQQQQMQQQQMQQMAAAAAAAVSRSKTPTSSNVCVYADRMPSSSMAAKFPNALSVFPQALGSSPAQSPQWKNSARTTGSQVPSSLASTSTSSLKNLPQQQSRTQPGQKHISFGVNPKPATAPQLQQIPMNHNQSVSPPVVVGSPPSSSISSKGAGGSPRTSSAGGGKAGSSPALPSQQLKNSPSGPSRKSSPVGGRNVPSILSNPHIGTALSSGGKSQPQSQSQSQTQLQQQQKQALQQPQIFFTNAYMQAPSPQSTNTTTAITSTNSATTGYYQQRRQSDQQQGVSTTSSSGMLSLCPPLTLVGGSTSDPAKAVAAAANSIKGGMPLHPPHFAAQTAGNSHQLMSVAFPYMHTVPTTVSVKPAEQKQPAGNDNLHACWQPEKEMKKR from the exons aTGGACAGGAACAGAGAAGTTAGAAGAGGAAGTATGGCGGCTGCGAACGGATTGTCGAGACGGCGACATAGAAGTAGCAGCTTGAGAGATTCACCTG AGGAAGATTTACCGATAGAGTCTCAGGACTCGGCGAGGTTGCGAGATCGAGGGAACAAGAAAGATCGAGATCGGGATCGCTCGAGTCGAAACAAGCGAAGGAGAGGGGATAGATTGATGCATGGAAGTAACagagaggaaggaggagaggaTAGCACGGAAGAAAGtatggatgaagaagaggaagatgaggacGAAGATTCTGGTGTGCCTCTTCCACGGAAGTCTTATCcatcatcgtcttcttctttatcGAATCATCTTCTCCAACAGAAGTGTTATCCACCAACGAAGGTTGTTAGGACAGCCCCAACGTGGAAGGTCGCCGATGAAATGATCGGAGTCTCAGTTCCAAGAAAAGCTCGATCAG CCTCCACTAAAAGGTCGCACGAATGTTGGGTGTCAGGTAGTCTTGCCAGTGGAGGCGGGGCGGAGCAGATTCACCGGCAAGCTTCTACTTCGCCGGCGCGGCTGAATGCCACAGCACCATCACCAGCTCCGATCTCGCCGTCTTCATCCAATGTTTCCGTCCGGAAGAAGATG AAACCTATAGGACCCAAGCAGCGGCCACCGAAGATGTCTAAGCCCTCTTCATCAGTTCAAGAGGACATTGAAATCGAAGTCGCTGAGGTTCTTTACGGATTGATGAGGCAATCGCAGTGCTCTCCCAAGAAAGAAGTTCTTGCAAATACATCGCAGAAGTTTGATTCGAAAGATACTAACGGATCCAGTAATGAGGTGAGGTCGAGAGTTTCGTCCCCTGTCTCAATCTCACCTCCGGCTTCGGCACATCAGCCGTCAGTGTTGCCTCAGAATTCTATTGCTTCGACCTCTTCGTTGCCAGTTGTGG CACCAAAGAGGAAGAAACCTCGACCTGTAAAGCCAGAGGAAGAGAGTCCTGCAATCGTCGCTGGTCGAAACGGTTCTACCTCGTCTGCTGCAGCTAAGGTGGAGAATGAACAGCCTGCTAAATTGGAAGCTTCTTCACCGAAATCAGAGAAGAACCCGGGATCTGCCAGCCAGAATGCTGGGGCCTCTGTTGATTTGGGTTCTCAACCCGCTGCAGCTGTGTCTTCATTGGAGCCGCCTCAATCGGAACCTTTGAAAGCGGAAAGCAATACGGCATCTGATCCGAAGCCGTTTACTGAAGAATCAGAGACTCGGGATGTGGTTCCGACCCTGGAGAAAGTCCCGTCGCCGAAAAATGAGTCGCCTCCTTGCACGAAATTGGACGTCGATCTTGAGGACGCCATAGCCACGAAAAC GATCTCAACGGCGTCAGATGTTGAATACAAGCGGGAGGAGAAATTTAAGATCGATCTGATG GCTCCGCCTCTGAAATCATCTCCGGAAAGGGATGGCGATATGGTTTACATATCGGATCCTAATTCTATGACTCTGAACATCGAAATG GTTGCCAAGGAAGAAACTCAAGTGCCGGCCGAGGAGAAGACGGAGCAAATTGCTAAGCAGGACGCAGTAGAGGGTCGATCTgaagagaagaataaggagCAATTTGTGAAAGAGTCTGAATCTGAGAAGCCGCTTGCTAATACGGAGAGGATCCTGAACCTTCAGCTTGATTTGGAGAAGCCGCAAAAGGATATTGGCTTGGGCAGTGTCAGTGGAAGCAAACAACAGCAGCCACAACTTTCGCAAGTCCAGAAACAGCAGCTGCAACAACCCAAAGCTACTACTAGGAACGACCCGAAAATAGAGAAAACTG CCCAATCAACGTCTTTGCCTCTGCCGATGACTCTAGCAGGTTGGCCAGGGGGCCTTCCTTCTCTTGG ATATATGCCACCTCTTCAAGCAGTCGTCTCCATGGATGGGAGCACCGGGTCATCCACGGCCGTACAG CCGCCCAATTTTCATCCCTCTCAACCGCGACCGAAAAGGTGCGCGACCCATTACTATATTGCTAGGAACATATACTATCACCAGCAGTATACGAGGATGAATTCATTCTGGCCTGCAGCCGCTGGTTCTGCATCTATGTATGGGGCCAAGCCATACAATCTTAACGTTGTGCCTCCAACAGAAAGCACGATTCTTGGAAATCCATTGCAAGGAAACTTTGCGGGTAGGAGTCTGAACTCGGTGCAGGAAAAAGTCCAGGCTTCAAGCACCATTTTGGGTCATAACGCCAAAGATAAAAGCTCTGTCCCGGCAGCTGCCAACTTCATGGATGCTACACAGAGAAAGCAGCTTGTGCTTCATCAGCAGGTTCCTCAGCCAGCCGCAGCTGGTAATTTATTG CATGCCCCTGCCTTCATTTTCCCTCTGagtcagcagcagcagcagcaggcagcagcagtagcagctgCAGCCTCTCGATCTGCGGCCGTGAAGTCTGTTGTGGCCACGGGCAATGCAGCTTTGCCTAGTGCAGCTAATTCTGGCCCGGTAGCTCCAGCAAATTCTTCATCTACAGCAGCAGGAACGGCTACAACTGTGAGCTTCAATTTTCCAAATGTGCCTCCCAATGAAGCTCCGTATTTGGCGATATTGCAGAACAACGGTTATCCATTCCCTATTCCTGCTCATGTGGGAGCGCCACCATCTTATAGAGGAAGCCCGGCTCAGGCAATGTCTTTCTTCAATGGGTCTTTATATTCTTCCCAGATGATTCATCCATCACAGCTTCAACAACAGCAGGCACAGCAAATGCAAGTACATTCTCAGCCCCAACCGGTCCAACAGGGTAACCAGAACACAAGCACATCAAGTGGATCCTCTTCATCGCAGAAGCATCAGCAAGCTCAGCAGCAGCAGCGGTTGCAAGGTGGTGGCAGCAATGCTGGGGgtggaaactcaaaaaacttcCCTGCCTCGAAGAATCGGCTGACAATGCAACAGCAACAGAATCATCCTATCCCTGCTTCCAACCAATCTCGTCAACATGAGGCTGAAGTGGGTGGAGAAGATAGTCCGTCGACTGCGGATAGTCGAATTTCACATGGTAGGAAGAGTATCTACGGGCAGAACTTTGCAGTGCCAATTCATCCGCAGAACTATGCTTTGATGTCCCCGGCTGCATTGGCAAGTGGCGGAAGTGGAAATCATAGTGAGaaacagcagcaacagcagagTGCGAAGGGTGGAGTGGATCTCCTCCCATCTCAAGCATTTGCTATGTCATTTGCCTCTTTCAATGGTGCTGCTACAGCGCCGGGCCTCAACTTCTCGTCCTTGGCTCAGAGTCATCCAATTTTCCAGACCCTTCCAGACGCTAGGCACGGTTACCACCAGTTTGCTGCAGCTCAGGTAGCCCAGCAGAAGAAGAACCATCATATTACTGAGGAAGGGAAGACTGGTGGTGATTCAATTAATGTAGAGGATGAAAGAAAGCGAACAGCAGGAAAGGCCTCGGCAGGTGTGGGGCAGTCTCTTGCCTTCTCTAGACCAGATTCAAGTGACCCATCTGTCTCCACGGTTCTGGGCAATTCTGTTATCGATAGTTCTGCTCGGGCTCTCAATCTCATTTCGGCTCCCATCAATGGCAACCGAGCTACTCGTCCAACCACCTCGACTTCTACAACCACTACTGCTGCCCCggaacaacagcaacagcaacagttgcagcaacaacaacaacagcaacagcaacagcaacagatgcagcagcagcagcagcagatgcagcaacagcaacagcagcagatGCAACAGCAACAGATGCAGC AGATGGCAGCAGCTGCAGCAGCTGCAGTGTCTCGTAGTAAAACACCAACATCCAGCAATGTCTGTGTCTACGCTGATCGCATGCCTTCATCTTCCATGGCAGCTAAGTTCCCTAATGCACTTTCCGTTTTCCCTCAAGCCCTTGGCAGCAGCCCAGCGCAGTCACCCCAATGGAAGAATTCAGCCAGGACAACGGGCTCCCAAGTTCCTTCTTCGCTGGCCTCAACTTCCACATCCTCCTTGAAGAACCTTCCTCAACAGCAGAGTAGGACACAACCAGGCCAGAAGCATATATCATTTGGGGTGAACCCAAAACCGGCAACAGCACCTCAGTTGCAACAAATTCCCATGAACCACAACCAGTCTGTATCCCCACCTGTTGTGGTGGgttcaccaccatcatcatcgaTCTCCTCCAAGGGTGCAGGGGGAAGCCCCAGGACGAGTTCAGCCGGTGGTGGTAAGGCCGGATCATCTCCTGCGCTACCATCCCAACAGCTCAAGAACTCTCCATCTGGGCCTAGTAGGAAGTCCTCTCCCGTGGGTGGAAGGAATGTGCCATCTATTCTTAGCAATCCTCACATTGGCACTGCCCTGAGTTCCGGTGGGAAGTCCCAGccccagtcccagtcccagtcccagacgcaattgcagcagcagcagaagcagGCTTTGCAGCAGCCCCAAATATTTTTCACCAATGCCTATATGCAGGCTCCGTCACCCCAGTCGACTAACACCACAACTGCAATCACCTCCACCAATTCAGCCACGACTGGATATTATCAACAAAGACGGCAGAGCGATCAACAGCAAGGGGTCTCAACTACATCTTCTAGTGGTATGCTGTCATTGTGTCCTCCACTTACTTTGGTCGGTGGGAGCACCTCGGATCCTGCCAAAGCAGTTGCGGCAGCGGCTAACAGTATCAAAGGAGGGATGCCGTTGCATCCGCCCCATTTTGCAGCGCAGACAGCGGGGAACTCACATCAGCTAATGTCTGTGGCCTTCCCTTACATGCATACCGTGCCCACCACCGTCTCTGTGAAACCGGCTGAACAGAAGCAACcagctg GAAATGACAATTTGCATGCCTGCTGGCAGCCTgagaaagagatgaagaagagatga
- the LOC122641484 gene encoding protein TIME FOR COFFEE-like isoform X3 yields MDRNREVRRGSMAAANGLSRRRHRSKEDLPIESQDSARLRDRGNKKDRDRDRSSRNKRRRGDRLMHGSNREEGGEDSTEESMDEEEEDEDEDSGVPLPRKSYPSSSSSLSNHLLQQKCYPPTKVVRTAPTWKVADEMIGVSVPRKARSASTKRSHECWVSGSLASGGGAEQIHRQASTSPARLNATAPSPAPISPSSSNVSVRKKMKPIGPKQRPPKMSKPSSSVQEDIEIEVAEVLYGLMRQSQCSPKKEVLANTSQKFDSKDTNGSSNEVRSRVSSPVSISPPASAHQPSVLPQNSIASTSSLPVVAPKRKKPRPVKPEEESPAIVAGRNGSTSSAAAKVENEQPAKLEASSPKSEKNPGSASQNAGASVDLGSQPAAAVSSLEPPQSEPLKAESNTASDPKPFTEESETRDVVPTLEKVPSPKNESPPCTKLDVDLEDAIATKTISTASDVEYKREEKFKIDLMAPPLKSSPERDGDMVYISDPNSMTLNIEMVAKEETQVPAEEKTEQIAKQDAVEGRSEEKNKEQFVKESESEKPLANTERILNLQLDLEKPQKDIGLGSVSGSKQQQPQLSQVQKQQLQQPKATTRNDPKIEKTAQSTSLPLPMTLAGWPGGLPSLGYMPPLQAVVSMDGSTGSSTAVQPPNFHPSQPRPKRCATHYYIARNIYYHQQYTRMNSFWPAAAGSASMYGAKPYNLNVVPPTESTILGNPLQGNFAGRSLNSVQEKVQASSTILGHNAKDKSSVPAAANFMDATQRKQLVLHQQVPQPAAAGNLLHAPAFIFPLSQQQQQQAAAVAAAASRSAAVKSVVATGNAALPSAANSGPVAPANSSSTAAGTATTVSFNFPNVPPNEAPYLAILQNNGYPFPIPAHVGAPPSYRGSPAQAMSFFNGSLYSSQMIHPSQLQQQQAQQMQVHSQPQPVQQGNQNTSTSSGSSSSQKHQQAQQQQRLQGGGSNAGGGNSKNFPASKNRLTMQQQQNHPIPASNQSRQHEAEVGGEDSPSTADSRISHGRKSIYGQNFAVPIHPQNYALMSPAALASGGSGNHSEKQQQQQSAKGGVDLLPSQAFAMSFASFNGAATAPGLNFSSLAQSHPIFQTLPDARHGYHQFAAAQVAQQKKNHHITEEGKTGGDSINVEDERKRTAGKASAGVGQSLAFSRPDSSDPSVSTVLGNSVIDSSARALNLISAPINGNRATRPTTSTSTTTTAAPEQQQQQQLQQQQQQQQQQQQQQQKQALQQPQIFFTNAYMQAPSPQSTNTTTAITSTNSATTGYYQQRRQSDQQQGVSTTSSSGMLSLCPPLTLVGGSTSDPAKAVAAAANSIKGGMPLHPPHFAAQTAGNSHQLMSVAFPYMHTVPTTVSVKPAEQKQPAGNDNLHACWQPEKEMKKR; encoded by the exons aTGGACAGGAACAGAGAAGTTAGAAGAGGAAGTATGGCGGCTGCGAACGGATTGTCGAGACGGCGACATAGAAGTA AGGAAGATTTACCGATAGAGTCTCAGGACTCGGCGAGGTTGCGAGATCGAGGGAACAAGAAAGATCGAGATCGGGATCGCTCGAGTCGAAACAAGCGAAGGAGAGGGGATAGATTGATGCATGGAAGTAACagagaggaaggaggagaggaTAGCACGGAAGAAAGtatggatgaagaagaggaagatgaggacGAAGATTCTGGTGTGCCTCTTCCACGGAAGTCTTATCcatcatcgtcttcttctttatcGAATCATCTTCTCCAACAGAAGTGTTATCCACCAACGAAGGTTGTTAGGACAGCCCCAACGTGGAAGGTCGCCGATGAAATGATCGGAGTCTCAGTTCCAAGAAAAGCTCGATCAG CCTCCACTAAAAGGTCGCACGAATGTTGGGTGTCAGGTAGTCTTGCCAGTGGAGGCGGGGCGGAGCAGATTCACCGGCAAGCTTCTACTTCGCCGGCGCGGCTGAATGCCACAGCACCATCACCAGCTCCGATCTCGCCGTCTTCATCCAATGTTTCCGTCCGGAAGAAGATG AAACCTATAGGACCCAAGCAGCGGCCACCGAAGATGTCTAAGCCCTCTTCATCAGTTCAAGAGGACATTGAAATCGAAGTCGCTGAGGTTCTTTACGGATTGATGAGGCAATCGCAGTGCTCTCCCAAGAAAGAAGTTCTTGCAAATACATCGCAGAAGTTTGATTCGAAAGATACTAACGGATCCAGTAATGAGGTGAGGTCGAGAGTTTCGTCCCCTGTCTCAATCTCACCTCCGGCTTCGGCACATCAGCCGTCAGTGTTGCCTCAGAATTCTATTGCTTCGACCTCTTCGTTGCCAGTTGTGG CACCAAAGAGGAAGAAACCTCGACCTGTAAAGCCAGAGGAAGAGAGTCCTGCAATCGTCGCTGGTCGAAACGGTTCTACCTCGTCTGCTGCAGCTAAGGTGGAGAATGAACAGCCTGCTAAATTGGAAGCTTCTTCACCGAAATCAGAGAAGAACCCGGGATCTGCCAGCCAGAATGCTGGGGCCTCTGTTGATTTGGGTTCTCAACCCGCTGCAGCTGTGTCTTCATTGGAGCCGCCTCAATCGGAACCTTTGAAAGCGGAAAGCAATACGGCATCTGATCCGAAGCCGTTTACTGAAGAATCAGAGACTCGGGATGTGGTTCCGACCCTGGAGAAAGTCCCGTCGCCGAAAAATGAGTCGCCTCCTTGCACGAAATTGGACGTCGATCTTGAGGACGCCATAGCCACGAAAAC GATCTCAACGGCGTCAGATGTTGAATACAAGCGGGAGGAGAAATTTAAGATCGATCTGATG GCTCCGCCTCTGAAATCATCTCCGGAAAGGGATGGCGATATGGTTTACATATCGGATCCTAATTCTATGACTCTGAACATCGAAATG GTTGCCAAGGAAGAAACTCAAGTGCCGGCCGAGGAGAAGACGGAGCAAATTGCTAAGCAGGACGCAGTAGAGGGTCGATCTgaagagaagaataaggagCAATTTGTGAAAGAGTCTGAATCTGAGAAGCCGCTTGCTAATACGGAGAGGATCCTGAACCTTCAGCTTGATTTGGAGAAGCCGCAAAAGGATATTGGCTTGGGCAGTGTCAGTGGAAGCAAACAACAGCAGCCACAACTTTCGCAAGTCCAGAAACAGCAGCTGCAACAACCCAAAGCTACTACTAGGAACGACCCGAAAATAGAGAAAACTG CCCAATCAACGTCTTTGCCTCTGCCGATGACTCTAGCAGGTTGGCCAGGGGGCCTTCCTTCTCTTGG ATATATGCCACCTCTTCAAGCAGTCGTCTCCATGGATGGGAGCACCGGGTCATCCACGGCCGTACAG CCGCCCAATTTTCATCCCTCTCAACCGCGACCGAAAAGGTGCGCGACCCATTACTATATTGCTAGGAACATATACTATCACCAGCAGTATACGAGGATGAATTCATTCTGGCCTGCAGCCGCTGGTTCTGCATCTATGTATGGGGCCAAGCCATACAATCTTAACGTTGTGCCTCCAACAGAAAGCACGATTCTTGGAAATCCATTGCAAGGAAACTTTGCGGGTAGGAGTCTGAACTCGGTGCAGGAAAAAGTCCAGGCTTCAAGCACCATTTTGGGTCATAACGCCAAAGATAAAAGCTCTGTCCCGGCAGCTGCCAACTTCATGGATGCTACACAGAGAAAGCAGCTTGTGCTTCATCAGCAGGTTCCTCAGCCAGCCGCAGCTGGTAATTTATTG CATGCCCCTGCCTTCATTTTCCCTCTGagtcagcagcagcagcagcaggcagcagcagtagcagctgCAGCCTCTCGATCTGCGGCCGTGAAGTCTGTTGTGGCCACGGGCAATGCAGCTTTGCCTAGTGCAGCTAATTCTGGCCCGGTAGCTCCAGCAAATTCTTCATCTACAGCAGCAGGAACGGCTACAACTGTGAGCTTCAATTTTCCAAATGTGCCTCCCAATGAAGCTCCGTATTTGGCGATATTGCAGAACAACGGTTATCCATTCCCTATTCCTGCTCATGTGGGAGCGCCACCATCTTATAGAGGAAGCCCGGCTCAGGCAATGTCTTTCTTCAATGGGTCTTTATATTCTTCCCAGATGATTCATCCATCACAGCTTCAACAACAGCAGGCACAGCAAATGCAAGTACATTCTCAGCCCCAACCGGTCCAACAGGGTAACCAGAACACAAGCACATCAAGTGGATCCTCTTCATCGCAGAAGCATCAGCAAGCTCAGCAGCAGCAGCGGTTGCAAGGTGGTGGCAGCAATGCTGGGGgtggaaactcaaaaaacttcCCTGCCTCGAAGAATCGGCTGACAATGCAACAGCAACAGAATCATCCTATCCCTGCTTCCAACCAATCTCGTCAACATGAGGCTGAAGTGGGTGGAGAAGATAGTCCGTCGACTGCGGATAGTCGAATTTCACATGGTAGGAAGAGTATCTACGGGCAGAACTTTGCAGTGCCAATTCATCCGCAGAACTATGCTTTGATGTCCCCGGCTGCATTGGCAAGTGGCGGAAGTGGAAATCATAGTGAGaaacagcagcaacagcagagTGCGAAGGGTGGAGTGGATCTCCTCCCATCTCAAGCATTTGCTATGTCATTTGCCTCTTTCAATGGTGCTGCTACAGCGCCGGGCCTCAACTTCTCGTCCTTGGCTCAGAGTCATCCAATTTTCCAGACCCTTCCAGACGCTAGGCACGGTTACCACCAGTTTGCTGCAGCTCAGGTAGCCCAGCAGAAGAAGAACCATCATATTACTGAGGAAGGGAAGACTGGTGGTGATTCAATTAATGTAGAGGATGAAAGAAAGCGAACAGCAGGAAAGGCCTCGGCAGGTGTGGGGCAGTCTCTTGCCTTCTCTAGACCAGATTCAAGTGACCCATCTGTCTCCACGGTTCTGGGCAATTCTGTTATCGATAGTTCTGCTCGGGCTCTCAATCTCATTTCGGCTCCCATCAATGGCAACCGAGCTACTCGTCCAACCACCTCGACTTCTACAACCACTACTGCTGCCCCggaacaacagcaacagcaacagttgcagcaacaacaacaacagcaacagcaacagca gcagcagcagcagaagcagGCTTTGCAGCAGCCCCAAATATTTTTCACCAATGCCTATATGCAGGCTCCGTCACCCCAGTCGACTAACACCACAACTGCAATCACCTCCACCAATTCAGCCACGACTGGATATTATCAACAAAGACGGCAGAGCGATCAACAGCAAGGGGTCTCAACTACATCTTCTAGTGGTATGCTGTCATTGTGTCCTCCACTTACTTTGGTCGGTGGGAGCACCTCGGATCCTGCCAAAGCAGTTGCGGCAGCGGCTAACAGTATCAAAGGAGGGATGCCGTTGCATCCGCCCCATTTTGCAGCGCAGACAGCGGGGAACTCACATCAGCTAATGTCTGTGGCCTTCCCTTACATGCATACCGTGCCCACCACCGTCTCTGTGAAACCGGCTGAACAGAAGCAACcagctg GAAATGACAATTTGCATGCCTGCTGGCAGCCTgagaaagagatgaagaagagatga